Within Nitrospira sp. MA-1, the genomic segment GAAAGGTCCGTATTTCTTCATCAAGGCTCTGTTGCCACTTCTGAACCCGGAAGCGGCTATCGTGCTCAACGGTTCGATCAACGCTCACATCGGCATGCCCAATACGAGCGTATATGCCGCCAGCAAGGCCGCATTAATCTCGTTGGCGAAGACACTATCCTCCGAGCTCTTGAGTCGGGGCGTCCGTGTCAATGTGGTAAGCCCTGGTCCCGTCACGACACCGATCTATGGCCGATTCGGTCTCCCTGCGGAGCAGCTTTCCGAGGTCGCGGCAAGCATCCAGGGTCAGATTCCGCTCAAGCGTTTCGGTACGCCCGACGAGATTGCGAGTGCTGTCCTGTACCTTGCTTCGGCCGCTTCGGCGTTCATCGTTGGCACCGAGCTGGTGGCCGATGGTGGTATGAGCCAACTCTGATGTTTCCGAATGTTTCTTCAAAACCCACGGGAACTTGCAGAAAGGAAAATGGGAACAATGAGAATTCTGAAAGAACGAAAACACATCAAGGAGTGCGGCCAAATAAAAGGACGGCAAATTTGCCTACGAACTTTTCTCCAAGGATACCGGGGAAAGACGAATTCCATACTAGGGCTGACTAGTTATTCATCGGCGATGAAATATTAGAATTCATCGATAGCCACAGGGTGCAGGAGGTCGCGAACTGACACGATCCCGACAATGTCCTCCCGGTGAGTGACGGCCAGGTGCCGGGTGCCGGATCGATCCATCAAGTCTGCCGCTTCGAAAATCGGTGCGTCTTGATCAATGGTGATCACGGGAGCCGTCATAATAGTTTCGACGGTGGTTTGGTCTGGCGACCGACGGGTCGAGACCACTTTCCGGACAATATCAGCTTCAGTGACGATGCCCACAATATGCCCCTGTTGTTCGACAAACACGCAACCGATGCGGCGAATCCGCATTAGGGTAGCTGCTAGGGACACGAGGTCTCCGCAATTCACTGAGGCAAGATCCTGTTTCATGAGTTCTTCGACTCGAATCATAGTTGGGCTCCTTTTGTTAGTGAATTATAGATTGAGAGTTCCGAATCCTCTCGTCCTGGTTGAAGTCGGCGTCTAAGCCACAAGCGAAAATTTTCCTTTCGGGCCTTTCCCATGCAAAATCGGATAGCAGTGGCGTGGGCGCCGGGAGAGATGGAGAAGAGTATGAATACCGTAAATGAGTGGCTGAAGGAGTATGAGTACTCCCACTATCATGATCATGAATTTCATTGTGTGTCTCCTGCTGGACTGGTTGTGTCATCGTTTCTTGATGCTCTGAGTAGCATGACATGGTGGTGTTACCATGGGGTTTCCGAATCGTTAGCTGTTCGTAACATTTCATGATGTTGTGGTGAACTGGTGCAATTGGATCTTAGGAATTCAGGGGGGGGAAC encodes:
- a CDS encoding CBS domain-containing protein, producing MIRVEELMKQDLASVNCGDLVSLAATLMRIRRIGCVFVEQQGHIVGIVTEADIVRKVVSTRRSPDQTTVETIMTAPVITIDQDAPIFEAADLMDRSGTRHLAVTHREDIVGIVSVRDLLHPVAIDEF
- a CDS encoding SDR family oxidoreductase — protein: MKRFENKTVLVTGGNSGIGLATALAFEKEGARVVFTGRDQSTLDKAAARFGENVIAVRSDAGSITDGIKLARFLQQQEVKLDAVFINAGIARLAPFDATEEEMWDATFNTNVKGPYFFIKALLPLLNPEAAIVLNGSINAHIGMPNTSVYAASKAALISLAKTLSSELLSRGVRVNVVSPGPVTTPIYGRFGLPAEQLSEVAASIQGQIPLKRFGTPDEIASAVLYLASAASAFIVGTELVADGGMSQL